A window from Persephonella sp. encodes these proteins:
- a CDS encoding prepilin-type N-terminal cleavage/methylation domain-containing protein has translation MKRTSQKGFTLVELAIVLVIIGIILGAVLKGQQLIFNAKVKRLQNQVKEMMAAFYTYYDKYGYYPGDDPSANARWSVPAGNGNGLVEGGYCTDANEESCLIWRHLRFANIISGDPTDTNPATMTPHHIFGGQLDMFTGTYTVGGQQRSGLWITLRHLEADAAAALDRAIDDGKCTTGSMARYGGTACNGDSYPNSGYLDVWINF, from the coding sequence ATGAAAAGAACCTCACAAAAAGGTTTTACTTTGGTAGAACTTGCTATTGTTCTTGTAATTATTGGAATTATTCTTGGGGCAGTGTTGAAGGGGCAACAATTAATATTTAACGCAAAAGTAAAAAGGCTTCAAAATCAGGTAAAAGAGATGATGGCTGCTTTTTATACATATTATGATAAGTATGGATACTATCCAGGAGATGACCCAAGTGCAAATGCGAGATGGAGTGTTCCTGCAGGAAATGGTAATGGCCTTGTTGAAGGTGGATATTGCACAGATGCAAATGAAGAATCTTGTTTAATATGGAGACATTTAAGATTTGCAAATATCATTAGTGGCGATCCGACAGACACAAATCCTGCGACTATGACACCCCATCATATTTTTGGTGGTCAACTTGATATGTTCACTGGAACATATACTGTTGGTGGACAACAAAGAAGTGGATTATGGATTACTCTGAGACATCTTGAAGCTGATGCTGCAGCTGCATTAGATAGAGCCATAGATGATGGAAAATGCACTACAGGTTCAATGGCAAGATATGGAGGAACAGCGTGCAATGGAGATAGTTATCCAAACAGTGGATATCTCGATGTATGGATTAATTTCTAA
- a CDS encoding secretin and TonB N-terminal domain-containing protein has translation MDKISKVILGLSSVIFIGGCYHQQNNQEISYAKPAMPHELANVQEKKPAKRYIPPPPVIKKPKIQKISPLEGKYFSFSADNAPLRTVLYAISKDTGMNLAISPDVDLTKVISANFNNTPAETALQIITSLAGVYYEIKGNVIYIKATTTKVFHIPYVHTNSRYKADLGGDVLGSSGSTTGGTSTSGTGGTTTTSPAAANLKGDFSLKYENPQDINNYYKEIETTVKKILQLDTQQTTNQEHNPNSYTLNRFTGTLIVTATRDKMEQIENFIKTLKKETQKQVLIEAKIIEVTLNKEFRYGIDWNLLMRDFLGTGASVRVVQSLALGNSYGQVLVTGKDFQSVINALERTGNIETLSNPRIRVLNGQTALISSGIIVPFWEKEINTVTGNATTQEITYTRSNVLDGVLLGVTPYIEDGQIMMNIVPVSTKIQDIRQLVDNGQVVAEAPVLNIKEAGTIVRVKDGDLIIIGGLIGTEKRKIESKIPGLGDLPGIGALFKRQETLRLKKELIIFLRPHIIKVH, from the coding sequence ATGGATAAAATTTCTAAGGTAATTCTGGGATTATCTTCAGTCATTTTTATAGGCGGATGCTATCACCAGCAGAATAATCAAGAAATCAGTTATGCCAAACCGGCTATGCCCCATGAATTAGCTAATGTCCAGGAGAAAAAGCCTGCAAAAAGATATATTCCTCCTCCACCTGTAATAAAAAAGCCAAAAATTCAAAAAATATCACCATTAGAAGGCAAATATTTCTCATTCAGTGCTGATAATGCACCTTTAAGAACGGTTTTGTATGCAATATCCAAAGACACAGGGATGAATCTGGCAATATCACCGGATGTTGATTTAACAAAAGTAATTTCTGCAAATTTTAACAATACCCCAGCTGAAACAGCTCTTCAGATAATAACCTCTCTTGCAGGAGTTTATTACGAGATAAAAGGCAATGTCATATATATAAAAGCAACCACAACTAAAGTTTTTCATATACCTTATGTTCATACTAACTCCCGATATAAAGCTGACCTTGGGGGAGATGTTCTTGGGTCATCCGGAAGCACAACAGGGGGAACTTCCACCTCAGGAACAGGGGGAACGACTACAACTTCACCTGCAGCAGCAAATTTAAAAGGAGATTTTTCCCTCAAATATGAAAATCCACAGGATATAAATAATTACTATAAAGAGATTGAAACAACAGTTAAAAAAATTCTACAACTTGATACTCAACAGACTACAAATCAGGAACACAATCCTAACAGCTATACACTGAATAGATTTACCGGAACGCTCATAGTAACAGCCACCAGAGATAAAATGGAGCAGATTGAAAATTTTATTAAAACATTAAAAAAAGAAACTCAAAAACAGGTCTTAATAGAAGCAAAAATTATTGAGGTTACTCTAAATAAAGAATTTAGATACGGTATTGACTGGAATTTGCTCATGAGGGATTTTCTGGGAACCGGTGCTTCAGTTAGAGTTGTTCAAAGTTTAGCCCTTGGAAATAGTTATGGACAGGTTCTTGTAACAGGAAAAGATTTTCAATCTGTGATTAATGCCCTTGAAAGAACCGGCAATATTGAGACTTTATCCAATCCCAGAATAAGAGTTTTAAACGGTCAGACAGCTTTAATATCCTCGGGAATTATAGTTCCCTTCTGGGAAAAAGAAATAAACACAGTGACAGGAAACGCCACGACACAAGAAATCACATACACAAGATCAAATGTTCTTGATGGTGTTTTATTAGGAGTAACTCCATATATAGAAGATGGACAAATTATGATGAATATTGTTCCAGTATCAACAAAAATTCAGGATATCCGTCAGCTTGTTGATAATGGACAGGTAGTTGCAGAAGCTCCTGTGCTTAATATAAAAGAAGCCGGAACTATAGTCCGAGTAAAGGATGGAGACCTGATAATTATCGGAGGATTAATAGGCACTGAAAAAAGAAAAATAGAAAGCAAAATCCCTGGACTGGGAGATTTACCGGGAATAGGTGCATTGTTCAAAAGACAGGAAACTTTAAGACTTAAAAAAGAACTTATAATTTTCTTAAGACCTCATATTATAAAGGTGCATTAG
- a CDS encoding tetratricopeptide repeat protein, protein MSLILDTLNKMKEGGNKKPVPPSISKKKKKNNNNKKRYIILAGLIIFLSAIMTFLVIFQDRFIYENKSEFFQVSENKNIKASKSLATQNKPVNNPEILEGKQKTEPNYEEIIKNPDEISKKTGTSKTNSKSQENPEKLKAKKIPKNESLNKKPNKNFLFSAYIAQANQYIDQKNYEKALIYLEKAYKLSPSEKILKNIILLKLQTGKTSDIQNYLNKIKNKEFLSEILMELIDTGNTQIVHDYLTKNLKNDKTGYLYYVAGYLYEKEGKYKEALKYYKVAYKLNKEDPYIAYAYARILELNREYAKALKIYKSINLSKITDNNLREVVAERIRLLGEP, encoded by the coding sequence ATGAGTCTGATACTGGATACCTTAAACAAAATGAAAGAAGGAGGTAACAAAAAGCCTGTTCCTCCTTCTATTTCTAAAAAAAAGAAAAAAAATAATAACAATAAAAAAAGATACATAATTCTGGCCGGTTTGATTATATTTCTGTCTGCTATTATGACATTTCTCGTAATTTTTCAGGATAGATTTATTTATGAAAATAAATCTGAATTTTTCCAAGTATCAGAGAATAAAAATATTAAGGCTTCAAAATCTCTTGCAACCCAAAATAAACCAGTAAACAATCCTGAAATCCTTGAAGGAAAACAAAAAACTGAACCAAATTATGAAGAAATAATAAAAAATCCTGACGAAATTTCTAAAAAGACAGGAACTTCAAAAACAAACTCAAAATCCCAAGAGAACCCAGAAAAACTAAAAGCCAAAAAAATACCAAAAAATGAAAGCCTAAATAAAAAACCAAACAAAAACTTTTTATTTTCTGCTTATATAGCGCAGGCAAATCAGTATATAGACCAGAAAAATTATGAAAAAGCTCTAATCTATCTTGAAAAAGCTTATAAATTATCCCCTTCAGAAAAAATTTTGAAAAATATAATTCTTTTAAAACTGCAAACAGGAAAAACTTCAGACATTCAGAATTATTTAAATAAAATAAAAAATAAAGAATTTTTATCAGAAATTCTCATGGAACTAATTGATACCGGTAATACACAAATCGTTCATGATTATCTCACAAAAAATTTAAAAAATGATAAGACAGGTTATCTCTATTATGTTGCAGGATACCTTTATGAAAAGGAAGGAAAATATAAAGAGGCTTTAAAATATTATAAGGTTGCCTATAAACTGAATAAAGAAGACCCTTATATAGCTTATGCCTATGCAAGAATACTTGAATTAAACAGGGAGTATGCAAAAGCTTTAAAAATATATAAAAGCATAAATTTATCAAAAATAACCGATAATAATTTGCGGGAGGTGGTGGCGGAGAGAATAAGATTATTAGGAGAGCCCTGA